The Festucalex cinctus isolate MCC-2025b chromosome 16, RoL_Fcin_1.0, whole genome shotgun sequence sequence aattatttaaagggataaattaataacaaataaattaatcataaattattaagtacattttaaaggggaagtcaaccaaaaactattcattacaataatgtgttctTTGCGCCTTAACTAATCTCAACAatgtcattctgattaatatcgtGTTTGTGGAacttgaattaagcagcaaattctaccaatttttatccatctcagggggcgaccattttgccacttgctgactgaaaatgacagcaaAAGGTTCAGGcaagcaacaaccaatcacagttcatctGTTTtacgagtttggtcatgtgacatttgcaagctgagccatgattggtctttACCTGCCTTGAATAACTGTGATTTTCACTTGAgcaaagttgcaaaatggccaccattTGGAGAATGGAGAAAAACgggtgcattttgctgcttaattcataccccacaaacgcaatattaatcagaatgatttgtttagactagtgaaggcatattgaacatattattgtgtaaaaaataaataaataaaaaataaaaattaatggaCTGATAATTTTGCCAACCTGACCTAaagtaaaagttgaaatgttgcttccatttctgttttgtttgtttttgcaaaggTTGAGCTCTATGAGTTCCTATCTGGCAGCACAGACGTCTCGGACACTCCCGTCTCGGGCGTTCCGTCAACACCGTCCGCTAAAAGCCGAGCGTGTGGATCGCAGGTGGAATCTGCGGTGAGACGGGTGTTCTGCTCTTACCTGAGCTTGCTGGTCAACACCAAGGACGATCTGGCATTGGCGCTGACTCTGGACGTCCCCAGTCGGGCGCTCGGACCGCTCACGTTCACCGACGTGAAACATGCGGCGCGCCGAACTGGCATGTCACTCTTTTTGGTAAACAAGGAAGAGCTTAGCTCAATTGCTGGCCGATTTAATCAATTgttgaatttttaaattttggacatttatttatttatgtgtttatttattttttctctctgtgAACTGCAAAAACTGCTCTTAAGTTAATAAAGAAGAGGAACATGTTATTGTACTTAATTTAAGCAAAATTATGGCGCAATCCTATTTTaaggccatatcgcccagccctgaCTTTACCTGACTTGAACATGAGAGTTGCAAGTTTTCTTCCTCCGACATTGGCAGACGGTGACATCGTTCGTGAGGGCCGTCCAGCTGGGCGGCAAGGGTTACGCGCCGGCGCCCTCGGACCCGCTCAGGAAGCACATCAAGGGCCTGTCCGCCTTCGTTCACTTCCTGGACAACCTGGAGGACATCCTGGGGGAGACGTCGGACCCCAGGTACCAAATCCGCTCCAAACTTCTTGAATCAACGCCTGCTTTGCTATAAGAGAAGCAAACTGAAATGAGTTGTTCATGGCAACTGCCACTTTGCACAATAgcacgtgtgtgtttgtgggtggAAGCCAGCTGCTGATATTGGACGAGCAACACAAGTCTGGCAGTACAACACAAGTGCTTATCAGGAATGATTTAGCCTGCAGATCATGCGAGGGGCGGGCAGCTCGGAGCACCACGACGGGGCTCTCGGTTCACGAGACACGGATGAACTCGGACAGTCAGCAACTGTGTCTGTATTTTCTCGCGCAATAACACCTTCAGCCGAGAGGTTACGTCCCTCAATTGGGTAAAAACTGTTCTGTTTAAAGATTCTTGCTCCGCAGTGCCACTATGAATGGAAAAAGACAGAAGAAAAATAAGGATAAAtccagtctctttttttttgggggggggggttcttaaACCTCGTGAAAGTTGTAGTGTTGTCTATTCATATAACCTAGACTTGATCTACAGTTGACCTGTGTCTTGCCTTGGGCCTTGACTGCAATTTGACTTGTTTTTGATCTGGGTCTAGACCATGTTTCTCCAAtcctggtcctcaagggccggagtcctcCAGGTTTTAGGTGTTTCCGTCCTCCGCACACCTGGTTCATAAAATCAACTCATCGGCAAGCattgcagaagcctgatgacGATCTTGATCTTTCGAATCAGGTCTGTTGGATaacagaaacatctaaaacctgcaggactccggccctcgtgGAACAGAATTGGGGAAGTCTGATCTACGTTCTTGACTCTGTTTTTCAATGATTCTTAACCTAGGTCTGATGTACATCGTGCGGACTAACTTGCATCTCCTTCCAGCGTATGCGGGTCCAAGCTGGTGTGTGCCATCTGTGGGGCTCTGGTGAAGGGTTGTGACTCTCGAGACATCTGCGCTGCAGCAGAGAAGACAGCAAGCCAACTGAAGGAGGAAATCTGCAAAGTGCACCAAGTTCAGAAAGACACCGCGCATGCAGCTGGGACCGGCATCAGTCCTGCCAGGGTAACTCACCTTAACTTTGTTCTTACCTTCATCCCATATTTGTGTCGAGACATGGATCTTGACGTTGTTCTTGGCTTTGTTCTGTACGGGGTTCCGGAGAAGGATCTTGACTTGGTTTTTGACTTCTGAATGTGGTTCTTGACCAAAGCCATCTGCCTCTCCGCAGCCAAAGGCGCACGCGGTGAATCACGACACGGCGTACGTCGGCCGAGAAGTGGTGAAGGTACTGCTGGCTCTGCTGGACAACGAAGCCGTGACGCAGCCGTGCACTAACAAGGCCGACCTGCTGTCCGAGGACCAGCCCGTACTCAACGGAATCAAGGGCACCTCCGTTCTCACCTTGTTCAGGTTCACAATATAAGTCATAAAACAAGGGGTGGAAAAGTGGGAATCAATGAACTAATATTGTGCCCCTGGTCCCCCACCCTCCTCAGATCCCCTCAAGTGTCCACCGGATCTTCTCCAGAGCCCCTGAAGAAGCGAGTGCAGAGCCGTCTGAACCTTTTCAAGCCTAAGGTAACGAACGCAGCAAACCGAGACACATCAAATTGAATCTGACGGCCAAAATTATGTCTTAACATCCTGTCATTTCTCTACATGCTTGCTTATTTTTGCTTCGCCCGGGTAACTTCCAAGTTCCCAGCTGAGCGTTTGCACAGCTGCCTTTCCGCTTCCCACCGTCCACCGGCATGAAAGCACCAACTTGCAGGGGGAGGGAGAGATTTTGAGGGGGTTCAAAGCTCCGTTGCTTACGGCGTGCAATGTAACACTGAGAACACGCTGAGGATCTGATATCTAATTTCTTCCTTCCCCTGGGCCTATGTTGTTTCTTCTGGCAGACGAACGCTTGTTGCCTGCTAATTAGCATGTCCGCTAGTCCTTTCACCGCTCTCAATCTCTGCGTTGACTGTGTACAGTAAACTGTGGATCTGGACCATGCCATGTAGCAAGtagcaaaaacacaaaactgaCACCCCATTACAACGTTTACAAGAACCGTAATCAACCTGTGATCACTTATAGTCAAGTGGGGCGTATCCTCAGGAATCATTTGAGTTGGGTGTGTTTCTTGACCTCCGCTGACCCCACTGCACACTGTACATAGGTTCAGAACCACTGGATTTGACTTTAGCCTCGTCCCTGCAGTTTGACATCCACTTGACAGCCATGTATTTGAACCATATTGTTGCAGCTGCAATTACTTTTTATGTCATAACTATCCGTGTTCATGCTGGCGCGGCGGCCGTGTGAACGTGTGCAGAACACCAAGCGTATGCTAAACACATTTCGCTCCTTGATGCGATGCTGCGAGCAGATGTCATCTGATTTAGCCTTCCTCTCGTAACAGTCCCCGGGCGCCTCGCCGCCTTCTCAACTTCCGCTTGGCGGCTGTTTTTTGGACGGCAATTGGAAAGGTTTCCCCGCTGCCTGTCTTAGCAGCACATCAACAGACATTGGCTTCCTGTTTTTAGTTTTGAGGCCCAAAACGTGAGGGAAACTGCATGCGAAAGTGTCTCTGTTGCCAACTTTTGAGTGGCGCTAAGTTTGTGGTACCCAGGCTACATCCTGGAAGTCAGTTACAgtattctgacttttttttttttt is a genomic window containing:
- the parpbp gene encoding PCNA-interacting partner isoform X1; translation: MQAIGERLKQMVRLVRRKSHQLLESERTTVYGADAMLMVLQLVLAEVNKQQSGEFRVALSDVLLAWKHLLTDKLGPRPPDGEATRPERRAVILEAYEAFLKRSNAVDLVHVLGMCQQLSDDSDSVELLSPVELYEFLSGSTDVSDTPVSGVPSTPSAKSRACGSQVESAVRRVFCSYLSLLVNTKDDLALALTLDVPSRALGPLTFTDVKHAARRTGMSLFLTVTSFVRAVQLGGKGYAPAPSDPLRKHIKGLSAFVHFLDNLEDILGETSDPSVCGSKLVCAICGALVKGCDSRDICAAAEKTASQLKEEICKVHQVQKDTAHAAGTGISPARPKAHAVNHDTAYVGREVVKVLLALLDNEAVTQPCTNKADLLSEDQPVLNGIKGTSVLTLFRSPQVSTGSSPEPLKKRVQSRLNLFKPKMEPRGIRSQFACTYRDDNDNELPLNRVLHFPSSSQVPTCVHPAAKPKRTPSTSAKSSEIVPRSGSANPVRAPGSDTAVKKTTKKRKQADMEMENEPPEKKKQQPMKMSIRTTTTTKKKKLIAGQATLTNFFRV
- the parpbp gene encoding PCNA-interacting partner isoform X2, whose product is MQAIGERLKQMVRLVRRKSHQLLESERTTVYGADAMLMVLQLVLAEVNKQQSGEFRVALSDVLLAWKHLLTDKLGPRPPDGEATRPERRAVILEAYEAFLKRSNAVDLVHVLGMCQQLSDDSDSVELLSPVELYEFLSGSTDVSDTPVSGVPSTPSAKSRACGSQVESAVRRVFCSYLSLLVNTKDDLALALTLDVPSRALGPLTFTDVKHAARRTGMSLFLTVTSFVRAVQLGGKGYAPAPSDPLRKHIKGLSAFVHFLDNLEDILGETSDPSVCGSKLVCAICGALVKGCDSRDICAAAEKTASQLKEEICKVHQVQKDTAHAAGTGISPARPKAHAVNHDTAYVGREVVKVLLALLDNEAVTQPCTNKADLLSEDQPVLNGIKGTSVLTLFRSPQVSTGSSPEPLKKRVQSRLNLFKPKMEPRGIRSQFACTYRDDNDNELPLNRVLHFPSSSQVPTCVHPAAKPKRTPSTSGAGAPTRFEHLVLTPQLKRQQRRGNRPTWKWRTSLQRRRSSNR